Proteins from one Ketobacter alkanivorans genomic window:
- a CDS encoding DUF3570 domain-containing protein: protein MAVIDLRTVKTLLRSSAGLLALVAYGVSVAAVLPEDRADVMYHSYDGGGVKIDGPAVLVRKSVTDDVSVSAQYYVDQISGASIDVQVLASEYAEERTQYDIGADYLLNKTIINVGYSNSTENDYEADTYSLGISQDFFGDLSTLSLSFAYGSDVVKKTGDPTFKEEIERQGYQFSWTQVVTKNLLMNFIYHVVTDEGYLNNPYRSFRYLNDADDPSGGYSWLTEIYPETRTSHAYAVRGKYFMPYRAAFSFEYRRFNDTWGINAYNMDLGYVHPFNEQWILDVHYRYYSQGDADFYSDLFPRADFQNYMGRDKELSAFTTNTFGVKVSYEIDTGWSNDWLEKASVTLAWDIISLDYENFLDAREEGVPAGSESAYSFDADVIRFFISAWF, encoded by the coding sequence GTGGCTGTAATTGATCTGCGCACCGTGAAGACATTACTACGCAGCAGCGCTGGCCTGCTCGCCCTTGTAGCCTATGGCGTGAGCGTGGCTGCCGTGCTGCCCGAAGATCGCGCCGACGTGATGTATCACAGTTACGATGGTGGTGGCGTCAAGATTGATGGCCCCGCCGTACTGGTGCGCAAAAGCGTGACTGACGATGTTTCGGTGAGTGCGCAGTATTATGTGGATCAAATATCAGGTGCCTCCATCGACGTTCAGGTGCTGGCCAGCGAATACGCAGAAGAGCGCACCCAATACGACATTGGTGCAGACTACCTGCTGAACAAAACCATCATCAATGTAGGTTACTCCAACAGTACAGAAAACGACTACGAAGCTGACACCTACAGCCTGGGCATCAGCCAGGATTTTTTTGGCGATTTAAGCACTCTGAGCTTGAGCTTCGCCTACGGTTCCGATGTGGTTAAAAAAACCGGTGATCCCACCTTCAAGGAGGAGATAGAACGGCAGGGCTACCAGTTCAGCTGGACTCAGGTAGTCACCAAAAACCTGTTGATGAACTTCATCTATCATGTGGTTACCGATGAGGGCTACCTGAACAACCCCTATCGTTCATTCCGCTATTTAAATGATGCTGATGATCCCAGCGGCGGTTACAGCTGGCTGACCGAAATATACCCCGAAACCCGAACCAGTCACGCCTACGCTGTGCGGGGCAAGTATTTTATGCCTTATCGTGCAGCCTTCTCCTTCGAATATCGCCGTTTTAACGACACCTGGGGCATCAATGCCTACAACATGGATCTGGGTTACGTACACCCCTTTAACGAGCAGTGGATACTGGATGTACACTATCGCTATTACTCCCAAGGGGATGCCGACTTCTACTCTGACTTGTTTCCCAGAGCGGATTTCCAGAACTACATGGGTAGAGACAAAGAGCTTAGCGCCTTCACCACCAACACCTTTGGTGTAAAAGTGTCCTATGAAATCGACACCGGCTGGAGCAATGACTGGCTGGAAAAAGCCTCGGTCACTTTGGCCTGGGATATCATCAGCCTGGATTACGAAAACTTCCTCGATGCCCGCGAAGAAGGCGTACCGGCCGGCAGTGAATCCGCTTATAGCTTCGACGCCGACGTCATCCGATTCTTCATATCAGCCTGGTTCTAA
- a CDS encoding DUF4266 domain-containing protein, with protein sequence MMHTITMPLLLLALLISSGCSPITPWVKPYERNNLADPIMSFSPDPVEAGYMHHVYQAREGARGAEGGGGGGCGCN encoded by the coding sequence ATGATGCATACCATTACCATGCCCTTATTGTTGCTGGCACTGCTGATCAGCAGCGGCTGCAGCCCGATTACGCCCTGGGTAAAGCCCTATGAGCGCAACAACCTGGCAGATCCAATCATGAGTTTCAGCCCTGATCCAGTGGAGGCCGGGTATATGCACCACGTGTATCAGGCCCGAGAAGGTGCCCGTGGTGCCGAAGGCGGCGGCGGAGGCGGTTGTGGCTGTAATTGA
- a CDS encoding TlpA family protein disulfide reductase: MTKRNLIRWMAAALFVPGLLIGSATFAKTETLNGPAPDFKLPMAGKKVLKLSDLKGDVVMINFWASWCGPCREEMPLIEGIYQKYKKLGFTVYGVNVDANPKDAQQLLKETGVSFPVGYDTKNKVSELYKVDSMPSTVMVDRKGNMRFLHRGYKPGYEQDYEKQIRQLIRE; this comes from the coding sequence ATGACGAAACGAAACCTGATCCGTTGGATGGCAGCTGCCCTGTTTGTGCCTGGCCTGCTCATTGGTTCTGCGACGTTCGCCAAAACCGAAACACTAAACGGCCCTGCACCTGACTTTAAACTACCCATGGCCGGTAAAAAGGTATTGAAACTATCTGACCTGAAAGGCGATGTGGTCATGATTAACTTCTGGGCATCCTGGTGCGGCCCTTGTCGTGAAGAAATGCCATTGATTGAAGGCATCTACCAAAAGTATAAAAAGCTCGGCTTTACTGTCTATGGCGTGAACGTAGATGCCAACCCCAAAGACGCTCAGCAATTGCTGAAAGAAACCGGTGTCAGCTTCCCCGTTGGCTACGACACAAAAAACAAAGTGAGCGAGCTGTATAAAGTAGATTCCATGCCTTCCACCGTAATGGTGGATCGCAAGGGTAATATGCGTTTTCTGCACCGTGGCTACAAACCCGGCTATGAGCAGGATTACGAAAAACAAATTCGACAATTGATTCGCGAATGA
- a CDS encoding outer membrane beta-barrel domain-containing protein, whose product MDNRFIRLFLSALTLTLLTTGATRAEESILQEPPVIDPNVVRLGLKDAEIDDENFEVGAFFGFMSVEHFGTHEVYGVRGAWHVNEDLFFEANYGMATVGKTPAEYVSSPISLKTDDDRDFTYYNLSMGFNLLPGEVFVTRDWAFNTSIYVLAGGGTVDFFGEQEFAINLGMGLRLIATDSLAIHVTFQDIMTDKVKELSDGSDGSAHNMQYTTSLTYFF is encoded by the coding sequence ATGGACAATCGGTTTATCCGCCTTTTTCTAAGCGCCCTGACCCTGACGCTGCTGACCACCGGGGCAACTCGCGCAGAAGAAAGCATTCTGCAGGAACCCCCCGTGATTGACCCGAACGTGGTGCGATTAGGGCTTAAAGACGCTGAAATAGACGATGAAAATTTCGAAGTCGGAGCCTTTTTTGGTTTCATGAGCGTTGAGCACTTCGGCACCCATGAAGTCTACGGCGTACGCGGTGCCTGGCATGTCAACGAAGACCTGTTCTTTGAAGCCAACTACGGCATGGCCACGGTGGGCAAAACCCCGGCAGAGTACGTGAGCAGCCCCATCAGCCTGAAAACAGACGATGACCGCGATTTCACCTACTACAATCTATCTATGGGCTTTAATCTACTGCCCGGCGAAGTATTTGTCACCCGTGACTGGGCCTTCAACACCTCCATTTATGTGCTGGCCGGTGGCGGAACCGTAGATTTTTTCGGTGAACAAGAGTTCGCCATTAACCTGGGCATGGGGCTGCGCTTGATTGCCACGGATTCATTGGCAATCCATGTGACCTTTCAGGACATCATGACCGATAAAGTGAAAGAACTCAGCGATGGCAGTGATGGCTCTGCGCACAATATGCAGTACACCACCAGCCTGACTTACTTCTTCTGA
- a CDS encoding outer membrane beta-barrel protein, translating into MKVAEAFLDLHTGPGRGYPKTQIVERGDWVEVMVRRTDWIKVRTKKGFIGWAHQDDMAKTLDPDGEPTQIATVGEGEFVHRRWETGFKLGTFSGARTIDAYLGYYFTDNLSLEATIGEAFGTSVDFQFLNLSVTHQPWPQWRYSPYITLGGGAKATRYSSTEVQLSSRTDQTLHAGLGIRVYLTRQLMARAEYRNTVILTDQEQNEESDEWTIGLSAFF; encoded by the coding sequence GTGAAAGTGGCCGAGGCCTTTCTGGATCTGCACACAGGGCCGGGGCGTGGCTACCCTAAAACCCAGATTGTGGAACGGGGCGACTGGGTGGAAGTCATGGTACGCCGCACGGACTGGATAAAAGTTCGCACCAAAAAGGGCTTTATCGGCTGGGCTCACCAGGATGACATGGCCAAAACCCTGGATCCAGATGGCGAACCGACGCAGATTGCCACAGTAGGCGAAGGCGAATTCGTTCATCGCCGCTGGGAGACTGGATTCAAACTGGGCACCTTCTCTGGCGCGCGTACAATCGACGCTTATCTTGGTTATTACTTCACCGACAATCTTTCCCTGGAGGCCACCATTGGCGAAGCCTTCGGCACCAGCGTGGATTTTCAGTTTCTCAATTTGAGCGTTACCCACCAACCTTGGCCGCAGTGGCGCTACTCCCCCTATATAACCCTGGGGGGCGGTGCCAAAGCCACCCGCTATTCCAGCACAGAAGTCCAGCTCAGCAGCCGTACAGACCAAACACTTCATGCCGGGCTGGGCATCCGTGTTTATCTAACACGACAGCTAATGGCCCGGGCAGAGTATCGCAACACCGTGATCCTCACTGACCAAGAACAGAACGAAGAGAGTGACGAATGGACAATCGGTTTATCCGCCTTTTTCTAA
- a CDS encoding HzsA-related protein: MSIYFLNTTNRLNLTVDVITKPLLILLTAMLALHGCGSDDKLPGGSNPGDQDPLASGTPLFYIERRITADEDELSDPLRFIGGGRLIMKARADQSAPETVLSSRICSGNCDFRDLEVSYEGDYLLFSMRQEDPDDNDNIEYTWDIWEYDIAGDSFRKVIATDDSSKVNHEITPRYLPSGDIVFASTRQKYTRSINQDTGKPGYSGLEEDRQQRALNLHVMASSGDLGSIRQITFNMSHDAYPAILPDGSILYTRWDNFNRNAMNLYRVNPDGTGNQIMYGMHSHTTGSGASDFQFIKSNILPSGELFVLARPMDSAAYGGDFITIDIDNYVDNTTPTATTNGSGPAQQSITDTSVATGSTYSTGGYYADFHPLWDGTNRALASWSLCRVRNGGTVLPCNSSSMSAPGATPATPAYGIWMLDYAENTQVPVITARTGIVITDIALGYERTAPLTFSDEQPFEAENCTTANFKLAAATINDLCQSYEGVLHIRNIYETDGALNFGGSDVSATYPTWSNPTLTPANNRPARFLRIIKGYPEPDRDIQQPDNDAFGRAGAQRMKQILGYAPIEPDGSVKVRIPANVPLMLSITDASGKRLTRRHQNWLSVRPGEVLECKGCHTNASTEPHGRFYAQPATTNTGETAGTTYTGATTEITSPFSYTVSAEVLNATMAEAKFSFIETTLSATAGQMLNLNQDPRFTFDWLDDGDALTDLTAADLEMEDPSDPLLPWYENIPAYIDDPDTYTLPTNQFCANWSYRCRIEINYPNHIQPFWEYARTNLASDMQPAVCTRCHSRVDDMAAPQVPAGQLELTSQVDTGIRMRSYEELFFADVEQEINDEGSLQDIVCTEPQEQPVLDIDGNPTFDIDGNPITEIVQVPVQCPATEGPYMSSAGAISSSRFFDIFEPGASHEDYLTPAELRVIAEWLDIGGQYYNDLFAAPEAN; this comes from the coding sequence ATGAGTATTTATTTCCTAAACACCACAAACCGGCTCAATTTAACGGTAGACGTTATAACAAAGCCACTTTTAATTCTGTTAACAGCGATGCTGGCGCTTCACGGCTGCGGCAGCGATGACAAGCTCCCCGGTGGCAGCAATCCAGGGGATCAGGATCCGCTGGCCTCGGGTACGCCCTTATTTTATATCGAGCGCAGGATCACCGCGGATGAAGACGAGCTGAGCGACCCGCTGCGTTTTATTGGCGGCGGCAGGCTGATCATGAAAGCCCGCGCCGATCAAAGTGCGCCCGAAACGGTACTGTCCAGCCGCATCTGCTCCGGTAACTGCGATTTCCGCGATCTGGAGGTGTCCTACGAAGGGGACTATCTGCTGTTTTCCATGCGCCAGGAAGATCCCGACGACAACGACAACATTGAATACACCTGGGATATATGGGAGTACGACATCGCGGGGGATTCCTTCCGAAAAGTAATCGCCACTGACGACAGTTCCAAGGTCAACCATGAAATCACACCGCGTTACCTGCCATCGGGGGACATCGTATTTGCTTCCACCCGGCAGAAGTACACTCGATCAATCAATCAAGACACCGGCAAACCCGGCTATTCCGGGCTGGAAGAGGATCGTCAGCAACGTGCGCTTAACCTGCATGTGATGGCCTCATCAGGAGACCTCGGCAGCATCCGCCAGATCACGTTTAACATGAGCCACGACGCCTACCCCGCCATATTGCCCGATGGCAGCATCCTGTATACCCGCTGGGATAACTTCAATCGCAATGCCATGAACCTGTATCGCGTCAACCCCGATGGCACCGGCAACCAAATCATGTACGGCATGCACAGTCACACCACCGGTAGCGGCGCTTCTGACTTCCAATTTATAAAATCCAACATTCTGCCCAGTGGTGAGTTATTTGTGCTGGCTCGCCCGATGGACAGCGCAGCCTATGGCGGCGATTTTATTACCATCGATATCGACAATTACGTCGACAATACCACCCCGACGGCAACCACCAATGGCAGTGGCCCGGCCCAGCAAAGCATCACCGATACCAGCGTTGCCACCGGTAGCACATACTCAACAGGTGGCTATTATGCAGACTTTCATCCCCTGTGGGATGGCACCAATCGAGCGCTGGCCAGCTGGAGCCTGTGCCGGGTAAGAAATGGTGGCACGGTTTTGCCCTGCAATAGCAGCAGCATGAGCGCACCAGGAGCGACCCCGGCAACACCTGCTTATGGTATCTGGATGCTGGACTACGCAGAAAACACTCAAGTGCCCGTGATCACAGCCCGCACCGGCATAGTTATAACCGATATCGCTTTAGGCTACGAACGCACCGCTCCCCTGACGTTTTCCGATGAGCAACCCTTTGAGGCGGAAAACTGCACCACCGCCAATTTCAAATTGGCGGCTGCCACCATCAACGATCTGTGTCAAAGCTACGAAGGCGTGCTGCACATTCGCAACATCTATGAAACCGATGGCGCATTAAATTTCGGCGGTAGTGATGTGAGCGCGACCTACCCCACCTGGTCTAACCCCACTCTAACCCCTGCAAACAACCGACCTGCCCGCTTCCTGCGGATTATAAAAGGCTACCCGGAACCGGATCGCGATATACAGCAACCGGATAACGATGCCTTTGGCCGCGCAGGCGCCCAACGCATGAAACAGATTTTGGGTTACGCCCCCATCGAACCCGATGGCTCGGTGAAAGTGCGCATACCGGCCAACGTGCCCTTGATGCTCAGCATCACCGATGCCAGCGGCAAACGGCTCACCCGCCGCCACCAAAACTGGCTGAGCGTGCGCCCTGGCGAAGTGCTGGAATGCAAAGGCTGTCACACCAACGCCAGCACCGAGCCCCACGGCCGCTTTTATGCACAACCAGCCACCACCAACACTGGTGAAACGGCTGGCACAACCTACACCGGCGCCACCACCGAGATCACTTCACCCTTTTCTTATACTGTGAGCGCAGAAGTACTGAACGCCACCATGGCAGAAGCCAAGTTCAGCTTCATCGAAACCACCCTGAGCGCCACCGCGGGCCAAATGCTGAACCTGAATCAGGATCCTCGCTTCACCTTTGACTGGCTGGATGATGGCGATGCATTGACCGACCTCACCGCCGCAGATCTGGAAATGGAAGACCCCAGCGACCCGCTGCTGCCCTGGTACGAAAACATTCCAGCCTACATTGACGACCCCGATACCTACACCTTGCCCACTAACCAGTTCTGCGCCAACTGGAGCTACCGTTGCCGTATCGAGATCAATTACCCGAACCACATTCAACCATTCTGGGAATACGCGCGCACCAACCTTGCCTCCGACATGCAACCGGCGGTGTGTACCCGCTGCCACAGCCGAGTGGACGACATGGCAGCCCCTCAAGTGCCCGCAGGCCAGCTGGAACTCACCAGCCAGGTGGATACCGGCATCCGCATGCGCTCCTACGAGGAGCTGTTCTTTGCTGATGTCGAACAGGAAATCAACGACGAAGGCTCCCTCCAGGACATAGTGTGCACCGAGCCTCAGGAACAACCCGTACTGGATATAGATGGCAACCCAACCTTTGACATCGACGGCAACCCCATCACCGAAATAGTCCAAGTGCCCGTTCAATGCCCAGCCACCGAAGGGCCCTATATGTCATCCGCAGGGGCGATCAGCAGTAGCCGCTTCTTCGATATTTTTGAGCCCGGAGCCAGCCATGAGGACTACCTGACCCCGGCCGAGCTACGAGTAATAGCAGAATGGCTGGATATCGGGGGGCAATACTACAACGATCTGTTTGCCGCCCCCGAAGCCAATTGA